A genomic window from Salvia miltiorrhiza cultivar Shanhuang (shh) chromosome 5, IMPLAD_Smil_shh, whole genome shotgun sequence includes:
- the LOC131024677 gene encoding 6-phosphogluconate dehydrogenase, decarboxylating 3, chloroplastic-like: MESATLSQIGLAGLAVMGQNLALNIAEKGFPISVYNRTTSKVDETLDRAHREGQLPLTGHYSPKDFVLSLQKPRSVIILVKAGAPVDQTIAALSAYMEPGDTIIDGGNEWYENTERRMVDASTNGLLYLGMGVSGGEDGARNGPSLMPGGSHRAYLNIHNILEKVAAQVDDGPCVTYIGEGGSGNFVKMVHNGIEYGDMQLISEAYDVLKNVGGLGNEELAEIFGEWNRGELESFLIEITSDIFKVEDDESGTGHLVDKILDKTGMKGTGKWTVQQAAELSIAAPTIAASLDSRYMSGLKEEREAASEIFSKEGLKEEINNVGDVDKKKLVDDVRQALYASKICSYAQGMNLLRAKSLEKGWGLNLGELARIWKGGCIIRAVFLDRIKHAYQRNPGLANLLVDPDFAREMVQRQAAWRRVVGLAIQKGVSVPGMSASLQYFDTYRRGRLPANLVQAQRDYFGAHTYERVDRPGAYHTEWSKLARKARV, from the coding sequence ATGGAGTCAGCAACGCTATCACAAATCGGTCTCGCGGGTTTAGCCGTGATGGGGCAGAACCTAGCCCTCAACATCGCCGAGAAAGGCTTCCCGATCTCCGTCTACAATCGCACCACCTCCAAAGTCGACGAAACCCTAGATCGCGCCCACCGCGAGGGCCAGCTGCCCCTCACCGGCCACTACTCGCCCAAGGATTTCGTCCTCTCCCTCCAGAAGCCCCGCTCCGTCATCATCCTCGTCAAGGCCGGGGCGCCCGTCGATCAGACCATCGCCGCCCTCTCCGCCTACATGGAGCCCGGCGACACCATAATCGACGGCGGCAACGAGTGGTACGAGAACACCGAGCGCCGCATGGTCGACGCCTCCACCAACGGCCTGCTCTACCTGGGCATGGGCGTGTCCGGCGGCGAAGACGGCGCCCGAAACGGCCCCTCTTTGATGCCCGGCGGCTCGCACCGCGCCTACTTGAATATTCACAATATTCTCGAGAAAGTCGCCGCACAGGTTGACGACGGCCCCTGCGTCACGTACATCGGCGAAGGGGGTTCTGGCAATTTCGTGAAAATGGTCCATAACGGGATCGAGTATGGCGATATGCAGCTGATCTCGGAGGCGTACGATGTGTTGAAGAATGTTGGGGGTTTAGGAAACGAGGAGCTCGCCGAGATTTTCGGGGAGTGGAATCGCGGCGAGCTGGAGAGTTTTTTGATCGAGATCACATCCGACATCTTTAAGGTGGAGGATGATGAATCTGGCACGGGGCATTTGGTGGATAAGATTCTGGATAAGACGGGGATGAAGGGGACGGGAAAGTGGACCGTGCAGCAGGCTGCCGAGCTCTCCATCGCAGCCCCCACTATTGCTGCGTCGTTGGACAGTAGGTATATGAGCGGGTTGAAGGAGGAGAGAGAGGCGGCCTCGGAGATTTTCAGCAAGGAAGGGTTGAAGGAGGAGATCAACAATGTGGGGGATGTTGATAAGAAGAAGTTGGTTGATGATGTTAGGCAGGCGTTGTATGCATCCAAGATATGCAGTTACGCGCAAGGAATGAATCTGTTGAGGGCTAAGAGTTTGGAGAAGGGGTGGGGATTGAATCTAGGGGAGCTGGCGCGGATTTGGAAAGGCGGGTGCATCATCAGGGCCGTGTTCTTGGACAGAATCAAGCATGCTTATCAGAGGAATCCGGGGCTAGCTAACTTGTTGGTAGACCCGGACTTTGCTAGGGAGATGGTGCAGAGGCAGGCCGCTTGGAGGCGGGTTGTGGGGTTGGCCATTCAGAAGGGCGTTAGCGTGCCTGGAATGTCCGCGAGTTTGCAGTATTTCGACACCTATAGGCGCGGTAGGCTCCCTGCTAACCTTGTGCAGGCGCAGAGGGACTACTTTGGAGCGCATACCTATGAGAGGGTTGATCGCCCGGGAGCATATCACACCGAGTGGTCCAAGCTTGCTCGCAAAGCCAGAGTCTAG